GAGCACCCCATCCTTCTTGCGATCGGCGGAAAATCAGGTACTGGCAAAAGTGTGCTGGCCCGTGACATCGCTCCCTTGATCGGACCGCCACCCGGCGCGCTGATCCTGCGATCAGACGTCATTCGCAAGCGACTTCATAACATGAGCGAGCACACGGCCCTGCCCGCAGCGGCGTATACCCTGAAGGCTTCCGATCGCGTCTATCAGGCAATGCTGGAGCAAGCCGCGCGAACCCTGGCCCAGGGGGTCTCGGTGACACTCGATGCGGCATTCCTGAGATTGACCGAGCGCGATGCCGCAGAGGTCATCGCCCGGAGCGCCCGAGTTGAATTTCGCGGCATCTTCCTGACCGCAGATCGCGCAATGCGGCTGCATCGCGTGGCATCGCGGCGACACGACGCGTCGGATGCGACCGCCGACGTGGTCCGGCTTCAGGAGAACATCGAGACCGGAACGATTGGTTGGAGCGTCGTAGACGCGTCCGGCACACCGGCGATCACGCTTGAACGCAGCACATCTTGTCTGCGAACGGCTTCGCAGGCGGTAGATCACCTTAAGGGAAACTCCTGAATTGGTTGATGCTGTCGGGTCTGGCACCATCCCTCCGCCAACAGGAGGACCTCCATGAAACGCCGATTGAGCTTTATCTTCGTCGGTAGCGCGATCCTCGCGGTCGCACTCGCTTTGTTCTGCAACTGGTACTTCCCGGACGTGGTGCCGCTTGCCACGACCGAGCCGGCGCCCCATGGCTGGCGGCTTGACGCGGCTTTTGCCGTATCCACGGTCAGGTGGACCGCGGCATTTGTCGCTGCGTCATGTGCAGTAGCACTGATGTTAATGAACGTCACCAAGCGCCCAAACAAGCTCGAGGGACGCTAGACGATTCCTTTCGAAGCGTTCTCGGCATTCGCAATCGACTCTCCGAAGGCCGGCTTAGAGCCGGCCTTCGGCCGTTGGATCGTCGCGAAAGCTACTCGTGCAATGCGAGGCCTCCATCCGCCGTCCGCCATGGTGAACGGCGCATCAGCCAGGCCTCCCGAAGCCGTGGGTTGTCAGGCTTGTCGCCGCCACAGGCTCCAGAGACTGCCGACGAGCAAGACCCCGGTCACGAGCAAGATAACCACGAACATTTGCATGATGTCGAACTTCAGGGAGTCACGAGCGACAAACAACGCGGTGATGAATCCCGCTATGGCAAGGAAGATACGAAGGATCAGGCTCATGACTTCCTCCTGGAGCCGCAAGGGCCTGGCGCCGACAACCATGACGCTGCAAGCCCATCTCGTAATACCGTAGTGGTTCTCGCCAGCGAGCAATTGCGACGGATCAACTCCGCCCGCGGCGCACCTTGCCGGATCAATGCTCCAGAACATACTGCCCAGGTGCATCCTCGAGCGGCGGTCCACCCTCGGGCGTATGAAGCGACGGCTGCGCCGCTACCCAGGCATCTGAATGCGCCGTGAGGAAGCGAACCCACTCCAGCCACCAGGATCCCTCGCGATGCGGCGCCTTCTGCAGCCACTCGTCGGGTCCGACATAGGGTTGATCCTTCTTCTTCTCCAGCACCTGATAGGTGTGACCGTCCTCCGAAGGCGGGGCCACTATGCCGGCATTGTGACCGCCGCTCGCCAGCGCGAACGTAATATCGGCCTCAGCGAGCAGATGGATCTTGTGTACCGACCGCCACGGCGCCACATGGTCACGCATTGTGCCGACGACGAACATCGGAACACGGAGGTCGGACAGCGCGACCGGCTGCCCGTCCACCACGTACCGGCCCTCGGCGAGGTCATTGTCGAGAAACAGCTTGCGCAGATAATCCGCATGCATCCGGTAAGGCATCCGCGTGGCGTCGGCATTCCACGACATCAGATCGCTTGGAGCGTCCCGTTGGCCGATCAGATAGTCGCGCACCAGACGCGACCAGATCAAGTCGTTCGATCGTAGCAGCTGGAACGCACCGGCCATCTGCGGCGCATCGAGCACGCCGCGCCGCCACATCATATCTTCGAGAAACGCAACCTGGCTCTCGTTGATGAACAGGGTCAGCTCACCCGCCTCGGTGAAATCGACCTGGGCCGCCAGCAGCGTCACCGATCGCAGGCAACCGGGCCGCTCCTTCTGCAGACGGGCCGCGGCGATCGCGAGCAATGTACCGCCGAGGCAGTAGCCCGTGGCGTGGATCGCGCGTCCGGGAGCGATCTGATTGATCGCGTCGATTGCGGCTTCGACCCCGAGCCTGCGATAATGATCGAGGCCAAGATCACGGTCGGCCGGCCCCGGGTTGCGCCATGAGATCGCAAACACAGTGAAGCCGCGTTCAACCAGGAAGCGGATCAGGGAATTCTGCGGGGAGAGATCGAGAATGTAATATTTCATGATCCAGGCCGGTATGATCAGCAACGGCTCCGGGCAGACATCCGCGGTCACGGGCGCGTATTGGATCAGCTCGATCAGCTCGTTGCGGTAGACGACCTTACCCTCGGTCGCCGCAACGTCCTTGCCGACCACGAACCGGGCAGGCTCGGATGACTGGCTTCCGAACCGCTTTCTGCAATCATCCAGCCAATTGTGCCAGCCCGAAACGAAGTTGCCGCCGCCCGAATCCATCATCTGGCGCAGAACTTCGGGGTTGCTGAGCGCGAAGTTGGACGGAGCTGCGGCGTCGAGGCATTGTCGGATCACGAAATCCACGATCGCGGCATTTCCCTTCGAAACGCCATGCAATCCGCTTGCCGCCGAATGCCACCACTGCTCGCCGAGCAGAAACGCCTGGGCCACGATATTGAAGGCCGGCAACGTCCAATCCGCGCCTGAGAATCGGTGGTCGCTAGGTTGCGGCTTGACCATGAACCAGGGCTGCCAGGCAGCATGCGGCGTCAATACCATGCGCGCGAAACGTGAACCGTCGCCCAATGCCTTCAGGGCAAGCTCAAGCCGCTTGCCGGGCGACGCGGCGAGATGCAGCTGCCAATCGGCGAAGGCAAGCGCAAGGCCCGCGGGTGAGAGCCCGCCGGTCCACTGCGCAATCGCCGCGTGGACCAGATGGTCCATCGATTCGGCGCCGCTCAATGCCTCCCGTTCAGACGGCACAGGAGCAGGCGCTCCGGCCGCAACCGAATCGTCATTGGCAGGGGACGCTGCTTGGTCGAGAATTGCATTGACTGTCACCGCTCGCCTCCTTGCCCGCGCCCGACGAGCACGAGCCTCATGCTGCTCGGCACCAAATGCCGCCCGCTCAGTCGAGCTGGAACCGCTGCCGACCCAAGGCCACGATCTCACGATCGGTCGGATGATCGCTCGCCTCGACATGCAGATTGAGATCGGGCCGTTCCGCTTTCAGATAGTGCACCAACTCCGTCTTCTCGATGCCCGGGCCGATGACCAGCAGATCGGTGCAACTGCTTAAGGCTTCTCCGACCCTGGCGAGAAAGGTCGGGTCGCCCTGGACGCGACCGTCGCCGATCGTATTCGCCTTGTGGTGAAGATGCTGGGACGGCAAGTGAGCATGGACGGCGGCCGCGCTGACACCCGTCAGCCCAACACCGAATATCTTCGCCACGAAATGATCGATCCAGACGACCGCGCGTGCATGCGGTTGAACCGTGATCTCGCTCATGAATGATCTCCAGTGCCTGCTTTTTCTGCATTCTCTCTCAATCGCAATGCCAGAGCCGCAAGCAGCTCCCTGCGGCTGACGATACCGACGACAGCTCCGGCGCAGATCACCGGAACCTGTGACACGTCGTAAACATCCATCTGCGCGACAACGTCACCGATCGAGGCCTCTACATCGACGGTGATCGGTGCAGAACTCATGAGCGTCGCGACACGCAACGAGCGCATACGTTCGCGTTCCGGCGTGTTCTCCGCGATTCCCAGCAGCGATTCCAACCAGTTTCCGAACGGTGGGTTGACGCCGAGCTCGTCGCGGTGAAGGAAATCGCCCTCCGAAATCATGCCGACGAGATCGCCGTCATCGTTGATGACCGGCAGCCCGCGCTGATCGGTTTCGAGCAACAGCTGGACGGCATCGAGCACGTTGGCAGTCGGCTTGATCGTCGCGAACGAACTGCGCATCACATCGGTTGCAAGCATTGTCGCTCCTCCCATTCAGCTCATATGCTGGCCGCCATTGATCGACAGCGTCGATCCGGTGATGAAACCCGCCTCATCTGCGGCAAGAAAGATCACGGCTCGGGCGATCTCCTCCGGCTCGCCCAGCCGCCCGACCGGGATCTGCGGAAGGATCGCGCTCTGCATGACGTCCGTCGGCACGGCAGCCAGCATCTCGGTGTTGATGTAGCCCGGGCAGATCGCGTTGACGGTAATCCCCGACCGCGCACTTTCGAGGGCGAGAGCACGGGTGAAGCCGAGCTCGGCGGCTTTCGCCGCGGCATAATTCGTCTGCCCGATCTGGCCCTTCTGTCCGTTGATGGACGAAATGTTGATGATCCGCCCGAACTTGCGAGCCCGCATGCCCTCGATGAGCGGCCTGCACATATTGAACAACGAATCGAGATCGGTGCGGATCACCGCGTCCCATTGCGGCTTGGTCATTCGATGCAGCGTGGCGTCGCGCACGATACCGGCGTTGTTGACCAGGATGTCGATCGGCCCAACCGCCGCTTCCACCTTGCGGACACCGGCCGCGCAGGCTTCGAAGTTCGCGACATCCCACTGGAAGACGCCGATTCCGGTCTGGTCGTGAAACCGGCGCGCGGCCTCGGTATTCCCTGCATAGCTGGCCGCCACCTGATACCCCGCCCCGGCGAGAGCCCGCGAAATCGCGGCGCCGATTCCCCGACTTCCGCCCGTTACCAATGCGACGCGTGCCATGCCTGCTTCTCCAATCTCTCGGCAGGACAAATGGGCGAAATTCGCATCCCGCGGATTGATCTCGCTCAAACGACGACAACTCGCATGTATGAGGCAGATCAAATTGTGCTACGCGGGCCTGTGCTTTGATGGGTTTGTCTCTTCCACGCTTCAGGAGAACGACCCATGTTCAGGAACATCCTGGTCCACATTCCCACGGAACTGTCGCCGCGTCCCGCGGTCGACGGATCGGTTTCGCTTGCGCTCAGTACGGGCGCGCATCTCGATGCAGTTGCGATCGGATACGAGACCGCCAACGTCCCGTTCGTCATCGAAGGCGGTGTGGCCGTCGCCTCCCTCTTCGAGGTGGAGCATGCCCAGGCGCTCGAACGCGCCGAGGCAGCGCTGCGCGTCTTCGACATAGAGGCCCGGAATGCCGGAATTTCATACACGACACGCGCCGCGGCTGCCGTTCCGATCGATGCTCGCGAGATCGTCTGTGCGAGCGCGCGACTACATGACCTGACTGTGGTAGCCCAGCCGCAGCATCAGCACGACAGCTACGACAACGTCATCCCGCGGGAGCTCCTGTTTGAAGCCGGAGGGCCCGTCCTGTTCATGCCCTACACATTCCACGGCGCATTCTCCGCCAAGCGCATCGGAATCTGCTGGGATGGCAGCCGGCTTGCCGCCCGGGCGTTGCATGACGCGATGCCGCTGCTGCACAAGGCTGACGCCCTCACCATCGTCACCATCGACGGTCCAGACCCGATGCCCGCGGAGAGTTCCACGAACCATCTGGTGCGATACCTCGCCAAGGCAAGTCTCCCGGCCAAGGTCACGTCGCTGCCCGCATCCCGAACCGAAATCCAGTCGGTCCTGCTGTCGATCGCGGCAGATGAGAGCCTCGACCTTCTGGTGATGGGTGGATACGGCCACTCCCGGCTGCAGGAGAGCCTGCTCGGCGGTGTGACGCGCGACATGCTTCGCGCGATGACCATTCCGGTCCTGATGTCCCATTGAACGCGAGTCGGCCCCGTGAGACATCGTGCCAGGACACTGCTCCATTTCGTCGGTAGCGGCGTCGTCGCCATCAGCACGATCTGCGCCCTGCCGGCTCCGGCCGTAGCCGATCAGGCGCAGGGTCGGCGCCTTGCTCAGCTCTACTGCGCCCGGTGCCACGCAATCGACCGGGTCAGCCCAAGCCCGCTGAAGATTGCGCCGCCGTTCCGAACCCTGCACGAGCGATATCCGGTCGAGATGCTGCAGGAAGCGCTGGCGGAGGGAATCGTGACCGGGCATCCGACCATGCCCGAGTTCAGCTTCGAACCGGACCAAGTCAACGACTTCATCCTGTTCCTGAAATCGCTGGAGTCCGGTGCGGCCAACCGTTGAGGCAGGTCAACATGACCTGCGAGCAAAGGTCTTAGAATTCAACTTTCAACCTGGAGGTCCACATGCGCGCGCATCAGGTCATGACCAAGCATATCATCGCGGTCAGCCCGCATACGAAGATCATAGATGCTGCCAACATCATGCTGCGATGCCACCTCAGCGGCCTGCCGGTCATGGACGAAGATGGCACGCTCAAGGGGATGGTGTCGGAGGGAGATTTCCTGCGGCGTGTCGAGATCGGAACAGGTCACAAGCGATCGACCTGGCTGGAACTGTTCACGGGCGTCGGTGGCGCCGCGACCGATTTCGTGCACGAGCGCGGCCGCAAGGTCGAGGACGTCATGACCACGAACCCGATCACCGTCGAAGAGCAGACGCCGCTCGATGAGATCGTCCACCTGATGCACAAGCATGGCGTGAAGCGGGTGCCGGTTGTGAACGGAAAGACCATGGTCGGAATCGTCACCCGGGCAGACATCTTGCAGGCGGTCGCGTCGCTGGCCCGCGAGGTTCCGGACCCAACGGCCGATGATGCTCACATCCGTGAACGGATCCTGCGCGAGATCAACGCGACCGGCTGGCGACCGGCCGGCTTCCAGGTCTGGGTCCGCAACGGCGCCGTACACCTGCATGGCCTGATCTTCGACGAGCGTGCCCGCCAGGCCGCGATCGTGCTCGCGGAAAACACCTCGGGCGTCAAGGAAGTTCACGATCATCTCTGCTTCGTCGACGGCTACTCCGGCTACTACGTCGAATCGCCGGAGGACATCAAGGCGGCCAGCTGATCGGATCTGAGGAGACTAACATGGCCATGGATACGCTGTTGGTCGTCTCGGTCGTCGGCCTCGTCTTCTCGTCTTTTGCGCTAGTGCTCGCCTTGGCCGATCACAGCACGACGCGCTGGCAGCGTCTGGAGAAGGACGAGGATCGATCCAGCATACGCGCCTCTTTTCCTGGCAAGCACATCGCCTGATCCGTCCCAACAAGCGCGCCGCAGGACTGACGTCGAGCGGCGCGCGGGATCTTGCTTGCTTCCAATGGTCAGGCCCTACGTACAAATACGTAAGTGGTTTCTACTTAGGTGAAACATCCAAATTTCCCCGCCTGTTGGATGCGGTCAATGTGGCTCCATCGATCTTCCCAATGGAGCGTCGCCGTGCAGACCCAGACCGCCGTTTCTTCCGATATCAGCCGCCACCCGAGCAACATCCTTGACCGGCGGTCACGTGCCGAAGGGCCGTTCGGGATGATCGGGACACCGATGCGGTTTACCCGCAATAGCGAGATCTACGGCGAGGACGAGGCCGCGGAATATCTTTATCAGGTCGTTTCCGGCGCCGTCCGGACCTACAAGATTCTTGACGACGGACGTCGCCAGATCGGCGCGTTCTATCTGCCCGGTGATATCTTCGGCTTCGAGGCCGGCGAAACCCATATCTCCTCGGCCGAGGCGATCTGCGAGACGCGGGTCATCGTGGTCAAGCGCTCCGCGCTCATGGTCCGTGCCGACCACGAAAAGGATCTGGCACGCCAGCTTTGGGACGCGACGGCCCAGGAATTGCGCCGGTTTCAGGAGCACCTGATGCTCCTGATCTGCAGTGCCGAGGAGCGGGTCGTGGGGTTCCTGCACGAGATGGCGCGCCGCACTGTCAAGAATGCCGCCATCGAGCTTCCGATGTCGCGGCAGGACATTGCCGACTATCTAGGTCTGACGATCGAAACGGTATCGCGCACCTTTACGCAACTCGAGCAGAACGGCGCAATTTCCCTTCCGACCTCGCGCCGGGTCGAACTGCGCAGGCGCGCGACCTGCAATCGGATATTGGTGGGCTAAGGGTGTCGCAGGCCGTCCCGGCGGGACTCGGAGCGACACGCCCGGCTCAAGCGCTGACGCCTCGTGGCTTGGAACGCCGCGCGGCGGTTCAGATTTGATCTCGCGCAAGCAGCAAGACGGCCTTCGGCTCTATCCTGGATACTTCCTCCGAGGAGAGGCGCCGCCGTGATCATCGATCTTCTGCGCCGTGAACACCGCAACATTGATCTGCTCCTCACCGTCCTCGAGCGTGAACTGGCGCTTTTTGAGCGCGGGCATCGCCCCAATTATGAGGTTATTCGGGCGATCATCAGCTATTTCGAAGTCTACCCCGAGGTATACCATCATCCCCAGGAAGACCTGATCTTCTCCAAGCTAAGGCTTCGCGATCCGGATGCGGCCGCAAAGGTCGGTGATCTCGCACGTGAGCACACGGATGGGGCCGACCGCTTGCATCGCTTCGCCCGGGCAATCGACAGCGTGCTTGCAGGTCGTGAGATTCCTCGACAGGAGGTCGGCAACATCGTGCGAGATTTTATCGTGCGCGAGCGGCAGCACATGATGATGGAGGAGCGCGATTTCTTCCCCGCAGCCGTAAAGGCTCTATTGCCGCAGGATTGGGAGGAGGTTAGCTCGGCCCTGACCGATCATAGCGATCCGCTCTTCAGTGACGCCGCCGAAGAGACCTTCGCTACCTTGCGGGCGCATATTCTGCGATTGGAGCTGGAAGCAGAAGCTGAACGAGACCGAGTTAAGGGATAATCCGCGATAGCGGCGGGCGGTAAGGTGGACTACGCGCGGCGCCCCGATCGCGGGTTGATCCGAATCAAGCTCGACCATCCACCCGAATGCGATCCTAGCGTGGCTTGGTGCATGGTGACGACAGATGGACCGATCGCGGCAACGAAACGGACCGACGTTCGACAAGATGGGCGGCACCGGTGCTCCCGCCATGACGATCGCATCATCGATGCAGACCCTCGAACATCCCGCGCCGCGCCCACGCCACCGAGACGGCCCAACCGTCTCCTGGTACGGCCGCCTGCTGATTGTCAGCACGTTGCTGCTGGCAGCCGGCTGGGAGATACTCCGACTGCTTCTGACCATCGTCACGCTGGACTGAAGTCCGTCGATCGGATTTTGCCTCAGCAGGACATTGTGCTGTCGTCTTGAGACAGCTCTGTCGAATGGTGCCTGTTCGCGTCCCATTTCCGGAAATACAGCGCGTCCGCTCCTGGGATGCTCACGCAATGATATCTCTTTGCAAACTCCGCGACGGCGGCAGCAGCCACCTCGTTGATTCCAAACAACCGTTCATAATCGGACTCGGAGATCCTCAGAATGGCGCCCGCGCCGAGGCGGTTGAGCCGTGATCGCAACTCGGCAAGAGTAAGGTCTACGCCCATCAGCGCCGCCGCATCTTCAGACTGCGCTGGACTTCTGAAGGGTGCCTATGCCCAACAATGTATAGAGCGGGCGGTACGAGAAGAATGACGTAGCAGTCAGGACGAGCGCGAGGGACCCGGCGACCAGCCAACCTGCCCCAAGCGCGCCGTCCTTCACGATATAGGCGATCAAAGCCAAACCGATGATGATCCGGAAATACTGATCAATGCGTCCGACATTAGGTGTCATGGCAATGTGCCTCCTCGTTCCGGCCGCATACTGAACACGCTCCAACGCGCTGCCTTGATCATGGTCAATTGCACAGTGCGGCCGTCACAACCATCGAGATCGATCTGGCGTCGTCGATGTGTCGGCACCTGCGTGGACCGCACCGTTCATATGACGATCTCATGAATGATCTAGCGCAAGGATATCCGGCTCGTGCCTGCCTAGAATGCGCCACCATGAAAGCAACAATCGTCAGAGAACTCGGACAGCCCGACATTCTGTTGCCGTCGCTGGTTGCGGAAGGGCTGGCCGCGAACGATCGCATCAAGCTCCGCTTGAGTGCCCTTCAGGCTGCCGTTCAGCATGCCAGGGCTCCACATCGCGCCGTCGCCGATCTCACGATCGAAAGCCGGGCAGCGGGACTTGCGCCAGCCATGCTGGCAACGCTGATCGGCGGCGCTCATCTGGCAGGGGGCAGCAAGATTGTCGCTCCCGGCCTCGCGCCGTTGCTCAAGAGCATCGAAGGCGACGCAGAAACCATGATCCGCGCGGTCACCGCCGGTGATCCGACCGAGGGCGAGAAGTTCAGGATACGGCTCGGCACCATTCGAGCGGCCGGTCATCTCGAAGCGTCGACCGAAATCGAAATTGCCCGCATCGGGCGCCTTACCGGCGTCACGCAGGACGACGCGGACGGCCTTCATCGGCTCGTCATGGACCTGCATAAGGCCCTGAACCAGCTCGCCGCAAGTCGCTCCGAGGAGATCGTAGCGGGCGCCCGTGTCTTCGGGCTCCAGAAGGAGGATCGTGCACCGGTCGAAAGCTTCATGCGCGGCGTCAATGAGACCCGTGCCCTGAAGTTCAACCACCCCGGCCTCGAGGCCACAGCGGTCCGCTCGGGCGATCGCCTTGTGATCCAGAATGACATCGGCACCACTGACGCACATGTTGTCGTCATCGCGATCAGGGGCAATGCGGTGACGGTCACCTACACCGACGTGCACCGGTCGCGCGCCAAGTTCTTCGTGTCGCTGTTCGACGGGTTTTCGCTCAAATGGAGCGGTCTGGACCGGCACTCCGCCGCAGGTCTGGAGGAGGAGAGCGCGTTCTTCCTGGTCACCGGGCTGCTTGAAGCACCCTCTGCAGCGGATCGCGACGCCTTCCTGACAGCGATTGGCGGGTCGCTGGTCTTCTTGATCGACTGGAACAAGGCGCGAAAGCTGCTGCGCAACTGGGTCTCGAGGGATGATGCTGCCCGCATACTCGAATGGGCCGCCCGGCACAGGATCGGCCACCGCGCGTTCCTGGAGCTCGGCGGCGGTGAGCTGCTCGGCGCCGCCGTACGCAACGCGGCCCCAGCCCGGATAGGCTTCGGCGAGCGACTGGACCAGGTGCTCGGTCGAGATGCGGCGATCGACCTGCTGAAGGCGACGTTGCGGGTTTCGGCCGACGTGCTGCTCGCCGGGCAATCCTTCAGACTGGCGCGCGACCGTGTCGGCGCGGAAGTCGTCCAGCATCTCGAGCGTGTCGACCGCACGCTGCTCGCGGTGGTGCTGCGCCAGATCGGATTGGCCCAGGACCTTGCCGTCGCCGTGTCGCGCCACATCGGCGATACGAAGGCCGATACGCACGCCGGAAAGCAGCTTGCTCTCCGGGCCGGTCGAATTGAACAGAAGGCCGACCGGATTGCGATTGAGGCGCGCGGAGAGATCGCGCGCCTCAATGCCCGGCCACTCATTGGCGAGCTGGTCGATTGCGTCGAGCAAGCCATCGACGAGCTCGAGCAGGCTGCCTTTCATCGCCTCGCTGACACGGGAAGCCGCCGACACCGCGCTGCAATCGGCGCTGGTCGCGCTGTCGTCGATCTCGGTGACTGCGACCGAGGTGGCGGCGTCCGGACTTGCCGCAGCAGCGGAGGTGCAGGAAGGCCGGCGCGCCGATTCCGATGATGCGCTTGCTGCAGTGGCCCGCCTGATCGACGCCGAGCATGCGGCCGATGCCCAGGAGCGTGACATTACCGCGCGCGTCCTTGCCGGCGGTCTCGACGTGGCCGCGTCGCTTGCCGCACTGGAGTTGGCCCGCGCCATCGAACGATCCACCGATCGGCTCGCGAGCTTCGCACACATCCTGCGGCGCTACACGATGAATGATCTCTCGATCTGAGGACGAACTGCCATGAAGATCGTAAGAATTGGCGGTCAATCGCGTGAGCTGCCGTCTGCGGAAGAAGTCGGCGCGAAGGCGACAAACCTCGCACGTATGGCGGCGCTCGGCCTGCCGGTCCCACCCGCCTTCGTGCTACCCGTCAGGCTTTGCGCGGACGTCGTTGCCGGCAAGGCCCATGCGACCCGCAATCTGCGCGACGGATTGGCGGAAGGCATCGCTTTCCTCGAGCAGGCGACCGGAAAGTCGTTCGGAGATTCCCGCAAGCCATTGCTGGTCTCGGTGCGATCCGGGGCCGCACGGTCGATGCCGGGCATGCTGGACACCGTGCTGAACGTCGGCTGCACATCGACAGCCGTGCGCGGCTTGATCCGTGGGACCGGTCGGCCTCACCTTGCGTGGGATTGCCGCCGACGCTTCTTGGAGTGCTATGCCGAAACGGTGGCAGGGCTCGACCCTGCTCCGTTCGAGGCCCGGCTGAACGAATTGATCGCCGCGGAGGGCGTCGAGAGCGACCGCGATCTCGACAGCGAAGCGCTGGAGCGACTGGCGTCTGATGAACGAAAGGTGCTGGAAGACGACGATGATGGCTGGCTCGAGGATGCCGGCACTCAGCTCGAGCGTTCGGCCCGCGCCGTCTATCGCTCATGGATGAGCGAGCGGGCGCAGACCTACCGCCAGCTCGAACGACTGGGGCACCTCCATGGAACCGCCGTTACCGTGCAGGCGATGGTATTCGGCAATGGCAGTCCGTCGTCGGGTGCCGGCGTGGCATTCTCGCGCGATCCTTCGACCGGCGCGCCAGCAGCCGTGATCGATGTGCTGTTTGACGCCCAGGGCGAGGACGTCGTGTCGGGCCGTCGTACCCCCGATACGGAGGCTGCACTGGCTCGCGTGCTTCCCGCCATCGCGGACGAACTTCGTTCCATCCTGAAACGGCTGGAACAGGAGTTCCGTGAGGTGCAGGACGTCGAATTCACCATCGAGAACGGTAAACTGTGGATCCTTCAGACCCGCTCGGCCAAGCGGACGCCCCGCGCGGCGTTGCGAATCGCGATTGATCTCGTGCACGAGGGACTGATCACCCGCGAACAGGCGCGGGAGACGATCGCAGGCATCGATCTCGCTACGCTCGTCGAAACATCGCTGCTTCCAGCACAACCCGCCATCACGGCGGGGATCGGTGCTTCCGGCGGAATTGCCGTTGGACGAGCGACCTTCGACTCCGGTACGGCACAACGCCTCGCTGCCACCGGCGATCCCGTCATCTTGATGCGGCCCGACACCAGCACCGCCGATATTGCCGGCTTCGCTGCCGCGGCCGGCATCGTGACGGCGGCTGGCGGCCGCACCGCGCATGCCTCGCTGGTTGCACGCCAGATGGGCAAGCCGTGCCTGGTCGGGTGCCGTGAGCTTCGCATCGAC
The window above is part of the Bradyrhizobium sp. PSBB068 genome. Proteins encoded here:
- a CDS encoding pyruvate, phosphate dikinase — protein: MKIVRIGGQSRELPSAEEVGAKATNLARMAALGLPVPPAFVLPVRLCADVVAGKAHATRNLRDGLAEGIAFLEQATGKSFGDSRKPLLVSVRSGAARSMPGMLDTVLNVGCTSTAVRGLIRGTGRPHLAWDCRRRFLECYAETVAGLDPAPFEARLNELIAAEGVESDRDLDSEALERLASDERKVLEDDDDGWLEDAGTQLERSARAVYRSWMSERAQTYRQLERLGHLHGTAVTVQAMVFGNGSPSSGAGVAFSRDPSTGAPAAVIDVLFDAQGEDVVSGRRTPDTEAALARVLPAIADELRSILKRLEQEFREVQDVEFTIENGKLWILQTRSAKRTPRAALRIAIDLVHEGLITREQARETIAGIDLATLVETSLLPAQPAITAGIGASGGIAVGRATFDSGTAQRLAATGDPVILMRPDTSTADIAGFAAAAGIVTAAGGRTAHASLVARQMGKPCLVGCRELRIDTGAQRAQIGQAVIAAGDWVTVDANEGCVYLGRGDIVTRRPEAELAEVSGWQQPHALKQDATS